The following are from one region of the Hyalangium gracile genome:
- a CDS encoding GatB/YqeY domain-containing protein, whose translation MPTLKERLDADLKDAMRSKNELSTSVIRMLKSAIKYKEVEPGASALDDAGIEKVIAGLIKQRRDSVDQYKSGGRDDLAQKEEAEISILQKYLPQQLSADELRAEVQAAIAAVGAKGPKDMGAVMKAVQPKVQGRAEGRAISEEVKAQLAKLS comes from the coding sequence ATGCCCACCCTCAAAGAGCGCCTCGACGCGGACCTCAAGGACGCGATGAGGTCCAAGAACGAGCTGTCCACGAGCGTCATCCGGATGCTCAAGAGCGCCATCAAGTACAAGGAAGTGGAGCCGGGGGCCTCCGCCCTGGATGACGCCGGCATCGAGAAGGTCATCGCCGGTCTGATCAAGCAGCGCCGCGACTCCGTGGATCAGTACAAGTCCGGCGGCCGCGATGATCTGGCCCAGAAGGAGGAGGCGGAGATCTCCATCCTCCAGAAGTACCTGCCCCAGCAGCTCTCCGCCGACGAGCTGCGCGCCGAAGTCCAGGCCGCCATCGCCGCCGTGGGCGCCAAGGGCCCCAAGGACATGGGCGCCGTCATGAAGGCCGTGCAGCCCAAGGTGCAGGGCCGCGCCGAGGGCCGCGCCATCTCCGAGGAAGTCAAAGCGCAGCTGGCCAAGCTGTCCTGA
- the rpsU gene encoding 30S ribosomal protein S21: protein MPGIRVKEGESIESALKRFKKATEKAGILSEIRKREHYEKPSVKRKKKALAAKKRAVKKARKSF from the coding sequence TTGCCCGGTATTCGAGTCAAGGAGGGTGAGTCCATCGAGAGCGCCCTCAAGCGGTTCAAGAAGGCCACCGAGAAGGCGGGAATCCTCTCCGAGATCCGCAAGCGCGAGCACTACGAGAAGCCTTCCGTGAAGCGCAAGAAGAAGGCCCTCGCCGCCAAGAAGCGCGCGGTGAAGAAGGCGCGCAAGTCGTTCTAG
- a CDS encoding HEAT repeat domain-containing protein, translating into MTPALLLLMVLSADPRGGAGTTDCWKACQRHVQEAPLRAKLCRLCIIQGGTTEWVLKLGEVKPVPQSSLRSALTDEDWRIRWAAVRASAKARGVPEPRALAEWVTETQARADLAACLTAARAAAEAGSTPSAFLQGAGDKGAAAASRVQARKDAIRTALEVELYAEDVGTRLRALSHLATFLKAPAARVVLDAMEGRPESADKAVAGALLAYAERNELSVGKMLVDAAQPPDQARVNRLFALYSEELQALQQELASSDATLRAGAVRKLRLYGPLAQRELERALQDADTHVRQAAARGLAQAEGLTLLQAAGKRLQTGAELAIQRPWLEALAHEKTCQAALLTLAEDPRQPVAVRGEALGQLSECDGNPQERAQRVAPFLKEAQPPLRAGALRALSGPWSGEVGEVLTPALGDPAPEVVVAAVDTAVFKRKTGMADDIAALLGSEHAEVRQASARALERLGKDRHVKALTEALRKDTVAAVRVSAAQALGQLGGPFAVSALSEAAAKDPDTHVQHVSREALKRLGFSNR; encoded by the coding sequence GTGACGCCCGCTCTGCTCCTGCTCATGGTGCTCTCGGCTGATCCTCGTGGCGGCGCGGGGACCACCGACTGTTGGAAGGCCTGCCAGCGGCACGTGCAGGAGGCGCCCCTGAGGGCCAAGCTCTGTCGGCTGTGCATCATCCAGGGCGGCACCACGGAGTGGGTGCTGAAGCTCGGAGAGGTGAAGCCGGTGCCGCAGAGCTCGCTGCGCTCGGCGCTCACGGACGAGGACTGGCGCATCCGCTGGGCCGCCGTGCGCGCCAGTGCCAAGGCGCGCGGAGTGCCCGAGCCCCGCGCCCTGGCCGAGTGGGTGACGGAGACCCAGGCCAGGGCCGACCTGGCCGCCTGCCTCACCGCCGCCCGAGCCGCCGCCGAGGCGGGGAGCACCCCCTCTGCCTTCCTGCAGGGGGCCGGGGACAAGGGCGCCGCGGCCGCCTCCCGCGTCCAGGCCAGGAAGGACGCCATCCGCACGGCGCTGGAGGTGGAGCTGTACGCCGAGGATGTGGGGACGCGGCTGCGGGCCTTGTCGCACCTGGCCACCTTCCTCAAGGCGCCCGCCGCGCGGGTGGTGCTCGACGCCATGGAGGGGCGCCCGGAGTCCGCCGACAAGGCCGTGGCGGGAGCCCTGCTCGCCTACGCCGAGCGCAATGAGCTCTCCGTGGGGAAGATGCTCGTCGACGCGGCCCAGCCGCCGGATCAGGCGCGCGTCAACCGCCTCTTCGCCCTCTACTCCGAGGAGCTGCAGGCCCTGCAGCAGGAGCTGGCCTCCAGCGACGCGACGCTGCGGGCTGGCGCGGTGCGCAAGCTGCGCCTCTACGGCCCGCTGGCCCAGCGTGAGCTGGAGCGCGCCCTCCAGGACGCGGACACACATGTGCGACAGGCCGCCGCGCGCGGGCTCGCCCAGGCCGAGGGGCTCACGCTGCTCCAGGCCGCCGGCAAGCGGCTGCAGACGGGGGCGGAGCTCGCCATCCAGCGGCCCTGGCTGGAGGCCCTGGCCCACGAGAAGACCTGCCAGGCGGCGCTGCTGACGTTGGCGGAGGACCCGAGGCAGCCCGTCGCCGTCCGAGGCGAGGCGCTCGGCCAGCTCTCCGAGTGCGACGGGAACCCCCAGGAGCGGGCCCAGCGCGTGGCGCCGTTCCTGAAGGAGGCCCAGCCCCCGCTGCGGGCCGGGGCCCTGCGCGCGCTCTCGGGGCCCTGGTCGGGCGAGGTCGGCGAGGTGCTCACGCCCGCCCTGGGTGATCCGGCTCCCGAGGTCGTCGTCGCGGCGGTGGACACCGCGGTCTTCAAGCGGAAGACGGGCATGGCGGATGACATCGCGGCGCTGCTCGGCTCGGAGCATGCCGAGGTGCGTCAGGCCTCGGCCCGGGCGCTCGAGCGGCTCGGCAAGGACCGCCACGTCAAGGCGCTCACCGAGGCGCTCCGCAAGGACACCGTGGCCGCCGTCCGCGTCTCCGCGGCGCAGGCGCTGGGGCAGCTCGGAGGCCCGTTCGCCGTCTCCGCGCTGAGCGAGGCGGCCGCGAAGGATCCGGACACCCACGTGCAGCACGTGTCGCGCGAGGCGCTCAAGCGCCTGGGGTTCTCCAACCGCTGA
- a CDS encoding GGDEF domain-containing protein, giving the protein MSEEKTNVHSIADLLSNAQQQSAYLIVISAKSAAGIGRMFKLDRSETVLGRSSEAQFQVEDDGISRKHAKVVALGDGRFQLVDLGSTNGTYLNGLRVNTAPLYDGDKIQIGSNTVLKFSIQDQLEEQYQRSIYESATRDGLTRLYNKKYFMETLRKEFAYCLRHRVPLSLVMFDVDHFKKINDVYGHPAGDYVLTRIAQRVSDTVRTEDLLARYGGEEFALMLRESAEEQAHACAERCRQAVDRSDFIFSGTPIKVTISLGVATLLDSDFAQPEDLLAAADKYLYRAKRAGRNRVDAKAVSGP; this is encoded by the coding sequence ATGTCCGAGGAGAAGACAAACGTCCATTCGATCGCGGACCTGCTGAGCAACGCTCAGCAGCAGAGCGCCTATCTGATCGTGATCAGCGCCAAGTCCGCGGCGGGCATCGGACGGATGTTCAAGCTCGATCGCTCGGAGACGGTGCTGGGCCGCAGCTCGGAGGCCCAGTTCCAGGTCGAGGACGACGGCATCTCGCGCAAGCACGCCAAGGTGGTGGCCCTGGGAGACGGGCGCTTCCAGCTGGTGGACCTGGGGAGCACCAACGGCACGTACCTCAATGGCCTGCGGGTCAACACCGCGCCCCTGTACGACGGCGACAAGATCCAGATCGGCTCGAACACGGTCCTCAAGTTCTCCATCCAGGACCAGCTCGAGGAGCAGTACCAGCGCAGCATCTACGAGTCGGCCACGCGCGACGGCCTCACGCGGCTCTACAACAAGAAGTACTTCATGGAGACGCTGCGCAAGGAGTTCGCCTACTGCCTGCGTCACCGGGTGCCGCTGTCGCTGGTGATGTTCGACGTGGACCACTTCAAGAAGATCAACGACGTCTACGGGCACCCGGCCGGTGACTACGTGCTGACGCGCATCGCCCAGCGGGTGAGCGACACGGTGCGCACCGAGGATCTGCTGGCGCGCTACGGCGGCGAGGAGTTCGCGCTGATGCTGCGCGAGTCCGCCGAGGAGCAGGCGCACGCGTGCGCCGAGCGGTGCCGGCAGGCGGTGGACCGCAGCGACTTCATCTTCAGCGGCACGCCCATCAAGGTGACGATCAGCCTGGGCGTGGCGACGCTGCTGGACTCGGACTTCGCCCAGCCGGAGGACCTGCTGGCCGCGGCGGACAAGTACCTCTACCGCGCCAAGCGCGCGGGCCGGAACCGGGTGGACGCCAAGGCCGTCAGCGGTCCCTGA